A window from Mangifera indica cultivar Alphonso chromosome 2, CATAS_Mindica_2.1, whole genome shotgun sequence encodes these proteins:
- the LOC123205263 gene encoding probable RNA helicase SDE3 codes for MSKVNRDSWDDECSVIGDKGEIGFIDFEDDQSVLSYDADGEGPVIISIPFQFIQGKPQSILIGETSRCSITIRNSTSDPIDIWGIKIFCSNPADSFTLSLMEPLSASENTRGFLEGFSIEDRVLQPLQTLTIWLSCKPKDVGLHTTVVHFDIGDDRIERVVFLLAEDKISQSLASNKPYARQPRKKQFAVNQYVVSSRPARATKQGFKSRLPEYPIPKDVRELLMNKQVPEVIAQSLVGKNYVDFFNTLLIMEELYLEEQMQAHNMESVRMRRKGAQFLALEVPGLAERRPSLVHGDYVFVKLSAGSSCDEIVYQGYIHRVEADEVLLNFAQEVHASHRNESLYDVKFSYNRITMRRLYQAVEAAENLESDLLFPENSTKRRLVKANPFVPFTSLNEEQMRSVEIILGCKGAPPYVIYGPPGTGKTMTLVEAILQVYATKKNGRILICAASNSAADHILERLLGNETIKVKETEIFRLNATSRDYEDISPDYIRFCYFEESVFKCPPLQALNRYRIIISTYMSSALLTAEGIRRGHFSHIFLDEAGQASEPESMIPIANLCRRETVVVLAGDPKQLGPVIYSKDAEVSGLGKSYLQRLFECEFYHNEDEGYVKKLVRNYRCHPAILDLPSKLFYRGDLLACKEDTSSSISAKVDFLPNKEFPILFFGIQGCDEREGNNPSWFNRFEASKVVDIINKLRESTSLCEADIGVITPYRQQVLKIRKVLETWDMPDVRVGSVEQFQGQEKEVIIVSTVRSTVKHNQFDRTYCLGFLSNPRRFNVAITRAKSLLIIIGNPHIVCQDPYWDKLLWYCCDNNSYQGCPLPERPNYADDMLIPEVNLNNEFETGEWGQSYKAEEIPEIPQPVTDEAEWSDGWK; via the exons ATGAGCAAAGTCAATAGAGATAGTTGGGATGATGAATGCTCTGTCATAGGAGATAAAGGAGAGATCGGATTTATTGATTTTGAGGATGATCAATCAGTCTTAAGTTATGATGCAGATGGAGAGGGTCCAGTTATTATATCCATTCCATTTCAATTTATTCAAGGGAAACCTCAATCTATTTTAATAGGAGAAACTTCAAGGTGTTCAATAACTATAAGGAACAGTACTAGTGACCCTATAGATATTTGgggaattaaaatattttgctCCAATCCTGCAGACTCTTTTACCTTATCTCTTATGGAACCATTGTCGGCCTCAGAAAATACTCGAGGCTTTTTGGAGGGATTTTCTATCGAGGACAGAGTGCTTCAACCTCTTCAGACTTTAACAATTTGGTTATCCTGCAAACCCAAGGATGTGGGTTTGCACACAACTGTGGTGCACTTTGATATAGGAGATGATAGGATCGAACGTGTGGTATTTCTATTGGCAGAAGAcaaaatctctcaatctctggcTTCTAATAAACCATATGCAAGACAACCTAGAAAGAAGCAATTTGCTGTTAATCAATATGTTGTCTCCTCACGTCCAGCTAGGGCAACGAAGCAAGGTTTCAAGTCTAGGCTCCCAGAATATCCAATCCCAAAGGATGTTCGAGAGTTGCTGATGAATAAGCAAGTCCCTGAAGTCATAGCACAAAGTTTAGTGGGGAAGAACTATGTTGATTTCTTCAATACATTGCTGATCATGGAAGAGCTATATTTGGAG GAACAAATGCAGGCCCATAATATGGAGTCTGTAAGAATGAGGAGAAAAGGGGCTCAATTCCTGGCTCTTGAAGTCCCTGGGTTGGCTGAGAGGAGGCCTTCACTTGTACATGGAGATTATGTTTTTGTGAAGCTTTCTGCTGGCAGCTCATGTGATGAAATCGTGTATCAG GGTTACATCCACCGTGTTGAAGCTGATGAAGTGCTTCTGAATTTTGCGCAAGAAGTCCATGCTAGTCACAGAAATGAGAGTTTATACGATGTCAAGTTCTCATATAATAGGATAACCATGAGGAGGTTGTATCAAGCTGTTGAAGCTGCAGAAAATTTAGAATCTGATCTTCTCTTTCCAGAAAATTCAACCAAAAGGAGATTGGTTAAAGCTAATCCTTTTGTGCCATTTACAAGTCTGAATGAAGAGCAGATGCGTTCTGTTGAAATAATTCTTGGTTGCAAAGGTGCTCCTCCGTATGTAATTTACGGGCCTCCTGGTACGGGCAAAACTATGACTTTGGTGGAAGCAATCTTGCAAGTTTATGCCACAAAAAAGAATGGTCGGATTCTTATATGTGCGGCTTCAAACAGCGCTGCAGATCATATATTAGAGAGGCTCTTGGGTAATGAGACGATTAAAGTGAAAGAGACTGAGATATTTAGGCTTAATGCTACAAGCCGTGATTACGAGGATATTTCTCCTGATTATATTCGCTTTTGCTATTTTGAGGAATCCGTTTTCAAATGTCCTCCGCTTCAGGCATTGAACCGTTACAGGATCATCATTTCTACTTACATGAGTTCAGCTCTACTTACTGCAGAAGGTATCAGGCGAGGTCATTTTTCTCATATCTTCTTAGATGAGGCTGGCCAAGCTTCAGAGCCAGAAAGCATGATTCCTATAGCCAACCTTTGTCGTAGAGAAACAGTTGTTGTTCTTGCAGGAGATCCAAAGCAACTAGGTCCTGTCATATATTCTAAAGATGCTGAGGTTTCTGGATTAGGAAAATCTTATCTTCAAAGGCTTTTTGAGTGTGAGTTTTACCATAATGAGGATGAAGGTTATGTGAAAAAGTTAGTGAGAAATTATCGGTGTCATCCAGCGATTCTAGACCTCCCATCAAAGCTTTTCTATAGGGGAGACTTACTTGCATGTAAAGAAGATACCTCTTCCTCCATTAGCGCTAAGGTGGACTTCCTTCCTAATAAAGAATTTCCTATACTGTTCTTTGGCATTCAAGGCTGTGATGAGAGAGAAGGTAACAATCCGTCTTGGTTTAACCGATTTGAGGCTAGCAAGGTTGTTGATATCATCAATAAGCTGAGAGAAAGTACTAGTCTCTGTGAAGCAGATATTGGGGTTATAACACCGTATCGCCAGCAGGTTCTCAAGATCAGAAAAGTACTTGAAACTTGGGACATGCCAGATGTTAGAGTTGGGAGTGTTGAACAATTTCAGGGACAAGAGAAAGAGGTTATTATTGTATCGACTGTCAGGTCAACAGTTAAACACAATCAGTTTGACAGAACTTACTGTCTAGGATTTCTTAGCAATCCAAGGAGATTCAATGTTGCAATTACCCGTGCCAAATCACTGCTTATCATTATCGGGAATCCACACATAGTCTGTCAG GATCCATACTGGGACAAACTTTTATGGTATTGTTGTGACAATAACTCTTATCAAGGCTGCCCTCTTCCCGAACGACCAAACTATGCAGATGATATGCTGATACCAGAAGTGAacttaaataatgaatttgaaaCAGGGGAATGGGGCCAATCATATAAAGCAGAAGAGATACCAGAAATTCCACAGCCGGTAACTGATGAAGCCGAGTGGTCAGATGGTTGGAAGTAA